The DNA region GCTCTTCGTGATATGAGTGAATTAATAAAAGGGCAGAAATCCCCGAAAAGCAGTTCCGTAATTTCCGCAACAAACATCTTTATTAAAGGTGCAAGGGTGCATAACCTCAAGAATGTTTCGGTCGAAATTCCCCGTAATAAGCTGATTGTAGTCACAGGGGTATCCGGCTCGGGTAAGTCCTCACTAACTATTGATACTCTTTATGCTGAAGGCCAGCGGCGATATGCTGAAAGTCTGAGTGCCTATGCCCGCCAGTTCCTGAACCGGATGAACAAACCGGATGTGGATTACATAAAAGGATTGTGTCCGGCCATTGCCATCGAACAAAAAGTAATAACAAGAACACCCCGTAGTACAGTTGGCAGTATGACAGAGTTGTACGATTATCTCCGATTATTGTTTGCAAGGATCGGAAAAACGTACTCACCTGTTTCGGGCCGACAGGTAAAAAAGGATGATGTAAAGGATGTGGTTGAGGCGATAAAGAAATTGAATGAAGGCGATCGTGTTTATATTCTTACCAAACTCAAGCAACATAAAAACAGGAACCTTAAAGAAGAACTAAACATTTTGGTCCAAAAAGGTTTCTCAAGGATGTATCATGCAGGTGAAATAATGAGGATCGAAGAACTGCTTGAATTAAATGATAAAGAGCTTAAGTCAAAGGCTCCTGATTATATTCTTGTTGACAGAATTGTGGTAAAAGATTTTGATGAAGATGATATCCATCGATTATCAGATTCTATTGGCACAGCTTTTTACGAAGGTGAAGGTGATGTTTATCTCGAAGTGCAGACAACTGGTGATTCAAAACCGGCAATTCACCATTTCAACAACCGTTTCGAATTGGACGGCATGCTGTTCGAAGAACCGCAGCCCAATCTTTTTTCCTTTAATAATCCATTTGGTGCATGTCCGGTATGTGAAGGCTTCAGCCAGGTGCTGGGTATTGATGCTGACCTGGTGATACCCGACAGAAGATTGAGTGTGTATGATGGGGCTGTGGCGGCATGGAGAGGAGAAAAGTTGGATTGGTGGCGTCAGCAATTTATCAAACGGTCAAAGCTGGTGAACTTTCCAATTCATAAAGCCATTGCTGATTTAACTGATAAACAAATACAGCAATTATGGGAAGGTGTGGATGGAATTGGCATCAATGATTTTTTTAAAGATGTAGAATCTCAGTTATACAAAGTGCAGTACAGGGTTTTATTAAGCCGCTACCGCGGCCGTACTCAATGTACAGAATGTAAAGGTTATCGTTTGCGCAAAGAAGCGCTGTATGTAAAAGTGTATGAAAAACATATTGGAGAACTAAGTGAGCTGCCAACAAAGGATTTAAAAAAATGGTTTGATGAACTGGATGCGAAGCTCAGTGAATACGACAGGCAGGTCTCAAAAAGAATTTTAATAGAAATAAATAATCGGCTCGATACATTATTAAATGTTGGTCTGGGTTATCTCACCATGAATCGTCTTGCCAATTCATTAAGTGGTGGAGAAAGCCAACGGATACAATTGACAAGAAGTTTAGGCAGCAATCTTACCAATTCATTGTACATACTCGATGAACCTTCTATTGGTTTGCATTCACGGGATACTGCCAATCTTATTCGGGTATTAAAAAGTTTACGTGACCTCGGTAATACTGTTGTTGTAGTTGAGCATGACGAAATGATGATGCGTGAAGCTGATCATATTATTGATATGGGACCGCTGGCATCTCACCTGGGTGGCGAAGTAATAGCCGAGGGTGATTATGATGATATCATTTCGAACCCGATGAGTCTTACAGGAAAATACCTGAGCGGTAAATTGAAAATTGAACCACCTAAGTCTGTACGCAAATGGAACCGTAGTATAAAAGTAGAAGGGGCAAGACAGCATAATTTAAAAAACATAACAGTTGAGTTTCCATTAAATGTGCTTTGCGTAGTGAGTGGTGTCAGCGGAAGTGGCAAAACGACTTTAGTAAAACAAATTCTTTATCCTGCCTTACAAAAAATAAAAGGTGAGTTTGGTGATAAGGTAGGTTTTCATAAAGCTATAACTGGTGATGTAGATGGTATTGCACAAATTGAAATGATAGATCAGAATCCCATTGGTAAATCATCACGCAGCAACCCGGTTACGTACATCAAAGCATATGATGAAATAAGAGACCTGTATTCCAAGCAACCGCTGAGTAAGATGCGTGCCTTTATGCCTAAACATTTTTCATTCAATGTAGATGGTGGACGATGCGATACCTGCAAAGGAGAAGGCGAACAGGTAGTAGAGATGCAGTTCCTTGCCGATGTACATCTTGTTTGTGAAAGCTGTGGCGGAAAAAGATTTAAAGAAGAAGTATTGGAAGTAAAGTATAAAGACAAAAGTATTTTTGATGTCTTAGATATGAGTGTGGATGAAGCAATAGATTTTTTTATTACTGAGCCTTTCATTTACAGGGCTATACAACCGCTG from Bacteroidota bacterium includes:
- the uvrA gene encoding excinuclease ABC subunit A; this translates as MSELIKGQKSPKSSSVISATNIFIKGARVHNLKNVSVEIPRNKLIVVTGVSGSGKSSLTIDTLYAEGQRRYAESLSAYARQFLNRMNKPDVDYIKGLCPAIAIEQKVITRTPRSTVGSMTELYDYLRLLFARIGKTYSPVSGRQVKKDDVKDVVEAIKKLNEGDRVYILTKLKQHKNRNLKEELNILVQKGFSRMYHAGEIMRIEELLELNDKELKSKAPDYILVDRIVVKDFDEDDIHRLSDSIGTAFYEGEGDVYLEVQTTGDSKPAIHHFNNRFELDGMLFEEPQPNLFSFNNPFGACPVCEGFSQVLGIDADLVIPDRRLSVYDGAVAAWRGEKLDWWRQQFIKRSKLVNFPIHKAIADLTDKQIQQLWEGVDGIGINDFFKDVESQLYKVQYRVLLSRYRGRTQCTECKGYRLRKEALYVKVYEKHIGELSELPTKDLKKWFDELDAKLSEYDRQVSKRILIEINNRLDTLLNVGLGYLTMNRLANSLSGGESQRIQLTRSLGSNLTNSLYILDEPSIGLHSRDTANLIRVLKSLRDLGNTVVVVEHDEMMMREADHIIDMGPLASHLGGEVIAEGDYDDIISNPMSLTGKYLSGKLKIEPPKSVRKWNRSIKVEGARQHNLKNITVEFPLNVLCVVSGVSGSGKTTLVKQILYPALQKIKGEFGDKVGFHKAITGDVDGIAQIEMIDQNPIGKSSRSNPVTYIKAYDEIRDLYSKQPLSKMRAFMPKHFSFNVDGGRCDTCKGEGEQVVEMQFLADVHLVCESCGGKRFKEEVLEVKYKDKSIFDVLDMSVDEAIDFFITEPFIYRAIQPLSDVGLGYIKLGQSSDTLSGGEAQRVKLASFLGKKNATDKILFIFDEPTTGLHFHDIKKLLTSFNALIEQGHSIIVIEHNTDVIRSADWLIDLGPEAGDAGGEVIFTGAPALIKKNQRSHTGKYF